In Candidatus Sedimenticola sp. (ex Thyasira tokunagai), the following proteins share a genomic window:
- a CDS encoding Trm112 family protein, translated as MDKKLLDILVCPLCKGKLVYVKSNSELICKVDRLAYPIRDDIPVMLENEARSLPADEEVPEG; from the coding sequence ATGGATAAAAAACTCCTGGATATCCTGGTCTGCCCTCTGTGCAAGGGTAAGCTGGTCTATGTGAAGAGCAACAGCGAATTGATCTGCAAGGTGGATCGACTGGCCTATCCCATTCGTGATGACATCCCTGTGATGTTGGAGAATGAGGCTCGGTCACTGCCTGCTGATGAAGAGGTACCTGAGGGGTGA